One Gadus morhua chromosome 13, gadMor3.0, whole genome shotgun sequence genomic window carries:
- the tkta gene encoding transketolase isoform X1, with protein MEDYHKPDQQTVQALRNIAIRLRINSIKATTAAGTGYPTSCCSVAEIMSVLFFHTMKYRPEDPRYINNDRFILSKGHAAPALYSMWTETGFIKESELLTLCQVDSALESHPTPVRVVPRTRQQFVDVATGSLGQGLGVACGMAYTAKYFDKASYNVYCLLGDGELSEGSVWEAMSFASYYQLDNLVAILDINRLGQSEPAPLQHHLDKYQKRCEAFGWHTIIVDGHSVEELCKALSQARHQPTAILAKTVKGKGIPAAEDKMGWHAKPLSKDMAEVVVKELQSRLVNSSKRLYPAAPTEDSPPVSLRNVRMPSAPGYKAGEKVSTRKAYGTAIAKLGRYNERVVALDGDTNNLTYSEIFKNEHPNRFVECYIAQQNMVSVAMGCAARDRNIVFASTLASFFTRAYDQLRMAAISESNINLCGSHCGVSTGEDGPSQMGLEDMSMFRALPTATVFYPSDAVSTEKAVELAAITKGVCYIRTSRPENPIIYNSNEDFHVGQSKVVYQSKDDQVTVVAAGVTLHEALAAAEHLKKERIYVRVIDPFTIKPLDSKTIIDHTRATKGRIITVEDHYYEGGLGEAVAAAVVNESNFSLQRLAVSHTPRSGKPHELLKLYGIDRDAIVLAIRKMLNNSANAK; from the exons ATGGAGGACTACCACAAGCCAGACCAGCAGACCGTCCAGGCTCTGAGAAACATCGCTATCCGCCTCAGGATCAACTCCATCAAGGCCACCACTGCGGCTGGCACTGG GTACCCCACGTCATGCTGCAGCGTGGCGGAGATCATGTCGGTGCTGTTCTTCCACACCATGAAGTACCGCCCGGAGGACCCCCGCTACATCAACAACGACCGCTTCATCCTGTCCAAG GGCCACGCCGCCCCAGCCTTGTACTCCATGTGGACGGAGACAGGCTTCATCAAGGAGAGCGAGCTTCTGACCCTGTGCCAGGTGGACTCTGCTCTGGAGAGCCACCCTACTCCTGTAAGAGTAGTCCCACGTACC aggcaGCAGTTTGTGGATGTTGCCACAGGATCTTTGGGGCAGGGCCTTGGAGTGGCCTGCGGAATGGCTTACACAGCAAAGTACTTTGACAAAGCCAG CTATAATGTGTACTGCCTGCTCGGGGACGGTGAGCTGTCCGAGGGCTCGGTGTGGGAGGCCATGTCCTTCGCCTCATACTACCAGCTGGACAACCTGGTGGCTATCCTGGACATCAACCGGCTGGGCCAGAGTGAGCCCGCCCCCCTGCAACACCACCTGGACAAATATCAGAAGCGCTGCGAAGCTTTTGG gtGGCACACCATCATCGTGGACGGCCACAGTGTGGAGGAGCTGTGCAAGGCGCTGAGCCAGGCACGCCACCAGCCCACTGCCATCCTGGCCAAGACGGTCAAAGGCAAAGGCATCCCAG CTGCGGAGGACAAGATGGGCTGGCACGCCAAGCCGCTGTCCAAGGAcatggcggaggtggtggtgaaggagcTGCAGAGCCGCCTGGTGAACAGCAGCAAGCGGCTGTACCCGGCGGCCCCCACCGAGGACTCGCCTCCCGTCAGCCTGAGGAACGTGCGCATGCCCAGCGCCCCCGGCTACAAGGCCGGCGAGAAG GTGTCCACCCGTAAGGCGTACGGGACGGCCATCGCCAAGCTGGGCCGCTACAACGAGCGCGTGGTGGCGCTGGACGGAGACACCAACAACCTCACCTACTCGGAGATCTTCAAGAACGAGCACCCCAACCGCTTTGTCGAGTGCTACATCGCCCAGCAGAACATG gtcagtGTTGCCATGGGCTGTGCTGCCCGGGACCGTAACATTGTGTTCGCCAGCACCCTGGCCTCCTTCTTCACCAGGGCCTACGACCAGCTTCGCATGGCCGCCATCTCAGAGAGCAACATCAACCTGTGTGGCTCACACTGCGGCGTCTCTACTG gagaGGATGGCCCATCCCAGATGGGACTTGAGGATATGTCCATGTTCAGGGCTCTCCCCACAGCCACCGTGTTCTACCCCAGTGATGCTGTGTCCACTGAGAAGGCAGTGGAGTTGGCTGCCATCACTAAG GGTGTCTGCTACATCCGAACCAGCCGTCCAGAGAATCCCATCATTTACAACAGCAATGAGGACTTCCATGTTGGACAGTCCAAG GTGGTGTACCAGAGCAAGGACGACCAGGTCACTGTGGTGGCTGCTGGGGTCACCCTGCATGAAGCACTGGCTGCAGCCGAACACCTGAAAAAAG AGAGGATCTATGTCAGGGTGATCGACCCCTTCACCATCAAACCCCTGGACTCCAAAACCATCATCGACCACACCCGCGCCACCAAGGGCCGCATTATCACCGTGGAGGACCACTACTACGAAG GGGGTCTCGGCGAGGCCGTGGCTGCAGCGGTGGTCAACGAGTCCAACTTCAGCCTGCAGCGCCTGGCGGTGTCCCACACCCCCCGCAGCGGCAAGCCCCACGAGCTGCTCAAGCTCTACGGCATCGACCGCGACGCCATCGTCCTGGCCATCCGCAAGATGCTGAACAACTCTGCCAACGCCAAGTAa
- the tkta gene encoding transketolase isoform X2: MEDYHKPDQQTVQALRNIAIRLRINSIKATTAAGTGYPTSCCSVAEIMSVLFFHTMKYRPEDPRYINNDRFILSKGHAAPALYSMWTETGFIKESELLTLCQVDSALESHPTPRQQFVDVATGSLGQGLGVACGMAYTAKYFDKASYNVYCLLGDGELSEGSVWEAMSFASYYQLDNLVAILDINRLGQSEPAPLQHHLDKYQKRCEAFGWHTIIVDGHSVEELCKALSQARHQPTAILAKTVKGKGIPAAEDKMGWHAKPLSKDMAEVVVKELQSRLVNSSKRLYPAAPTEDSPPVSLRNVRMPSAPGYKAGEKVSTRKAYGTAIAKLGRYNERVVALDGDTNNLTYSEIFKNEHPNRFVECYIAQQNMVSVAMGCAARDRNIVFASTLASFFTRAYDQLRMAAISESNINLCGSHCGVSTGEDGPSQMGLEDMSMFRALPTATVFYPSDAVSTEKAVELAAITKGVCYIRTSRPENPIIYNSNEDFHVGQSKVVYQSKDDQVTVVAAGVTLHEALAAAEHLKKERIYVRVIDPFTIKPLDSKTIIDHTRATKGRIITVEDHYYEGGLGEAVAAAVVNESNFSLQRLAVSHTPRSGKPHELLKLYGIDRDAIVLAIRKMLNNSANAK; this comes from the exons ATGGAGGACTACCACAAGCCAGACCAGCAGACCGTCCAGGCTCTGAGAAACATCGCTATCCGCCTCAGGATCAACTCCATCAAGGCCACCACTGCGGCTGGCACTGG GTACCCCACGTCATGCTGCAGCGTGGCGGAGATCATGTCGGTGCTGTTCTTCCACACCATGAAGTACCGCCCGGAGGACCCCCGCTACATCAACAACGACCGCTTCATCCTGTCCAAG GGCCACGCCGCCCCAGCCTTGTACTCCATGTGGACGGAGACAGGCTTCATCAAGGAGAGCGAGCTTCTGACCCTGTGCCAGGTGGACTCTGCTCTGGAGAGCCACCCTACTCCT aggcaGCAGTTTGTGGATGTTGCCACAGGATCTTTGGGGCAGGGCCTTGGAGTGGCCTGCGGAATGGCTTACACAGCAAAGTACTTTGACAAAGCCAG CTATAATGTGTACTGCCTGCTCGGGGACGGTGAGCTGTCCGAGGGCTCGGTGTGGGAGGCCATGTCCTTCGCCTCATACTACCAGCTGGACAACCTGGTGGCTATCCTGGACATCAACCGGCTGGGCCAGAGTGAGCCCGCCCCCCTGCAACACCACCTGGACAAATATCAGAAGCGCTGCGAAGCTTTTGG gtGGCACACCATCATCGTGGACGGCCACAGTGTGGAGGAGCTGTGCAAGGCGCTGAGCCAGGCACGCCACCAGCCCACTGCCATCCTGGCCAAGACGGTCAAAGGCAAAGGCATCCCAG CTGCGGAGGACAAGATGGGCTGGCACGCCAAGCCGCTGTCCAAGGAcatggcggaggtggtggtgaaggagcTGCAGAGCCGCCTGGTGAACAGCAGCAAGCGGCTGTACCCGGCGGCCCCCACCGAGGACTCGCCTCCCGTCAGCCTGAGGAACGTGCGCATGCCCAGCGCCCCCGGCTACAAGGCCGGCGAGAAG GTGTCCACCCGTAAGGCGTACGGGACGGCCATCGCCAAGCTGGGCCGCTACAACGAGCGCGTGGTGGCGCTGGACGGAGACACCAACAACCTCACCTACTCGGAGATCTTCAAGAACGAGCACCCCAACCGCTTTGTCGAGTGCTACATCGCCCAGCAGAACATG gtcagtGTTGCCATGGGCTGTGCTGCCCGGGACCGTAACATTGTGTTCGCCAGCACCCTGGCCTCCTTCTTCACCAGGGCCTACGACCAGCTTCGCATGGCCGCCATCTCAGAGAGCAACATCAACCTGTGTGGCTCACACTGCGGCGTCTCTACTG gagaGGATGGCCCATCCCAGATGGGACTTGAGGATATGTCCATGTTCAGGGCTCTCCCCACAGCCACCGTGTTCTACCCCAGTGATGCTGTGTCCACTGAGAAGGCAGTGGAGTTGGCTGCCATCACTAAG GGTGTCTGCTACATCCGAACCAGCCGTCCAGAGAATCCCATCATTTACAACAGCAATGAGGACTTCCATGTTGGACAGTCCAAG GTGGTGTACCAGAGCAAGGACGACCAGGTCACTGTGGTGGCTGCTGGGGTCACCCTGCATGAAGCACTGGCTGCAGCCGAACACCTGAAAAAAG AGAGGATCTATGTCAGGGTGATCGACCCCTTCACCATCAAACCCCTGGACTCCAAAACCATCATCGACCACACCCGCGCCACCAAGGGCCGCATTATCACCGTGGAGGACCACTACTACGAAG GGGGTCTCGGCGAGGCCGTGGCTGCAGCGGTGGTCAACGAGTCCAACTTCAGCCTGCAGCGCCTGGCGGTGTCCCACACCCCCCGCAGCGGCAAGCCCCACGAGCTGCTCAAGCTCTACGGCATCGACCGCGACGCCATCGTCCTGGCCATCCGCAAGATGCTGAACAACTCTGCCAACGCCAAGTAa